A stretch of Patescibacteria group bacterium DNA encodes these proteins:
- a CDS encoding ribosome-recycling factor, which produces MQPIVTDSRKEFESAVEHMGSELQAIRGNRAHPSIVENIKVVAYGSEVRLKEMATITVPDARTLQVQPWDKSVLKDMERALQQAELGMGIKNDGLGILLSLPSLTAETRAQLVKVLGQKLETGRVQVRQVRERVREAVAKAEREKELTEDDRFAANKDIDELTKEYLAQIEAMAERKTTEINTI; this is translated from the coding sequence ATGCAGCCAATCGTTACCGATAGTCGTAAAGAATTTGAAAGTGCCGTGGAGCATATGGGAAGCGAGCTTCAAGCTATACGAGGGAATCGGGCACACCCGAGTATTGTTGAAAATATAAAAGTCGTGGCGTATGGCAGCGAAGTGCGACTCAAGGAGATGGCCACCATCACCGTGCCAGACGCACGAACATTGCAGGTGCAGCCGTGGGACAAGAGCGTGTTGAAAGATATGGAGCGGGCCTTGCAACAGGCTGAACTGGGCATGGGTATAAAGAATGATGGGTTAGGTATACTGCTTTCTTTGCCGTCGCTCACCGCTGAGACCAGAGCGCAGCTCGTCAAAGTACTTGGCCAGAAATTAGAAACTGGTCGTGTTCAAGTTCGTCAGGTACGAGAACGGGTTCGGGAGGCGGTGGCGAAAGCGGAGCGTGAAAAGGAGCTGACTGAGGATGATCGTTTTGCGGCCAATAAAGATATTGATGAGTTAACGAAAGAGTATTTAGCACAAATTGAAGCAATGGCTGAACGAAAAACCACTGAGATAAATACCATTTAA
- the msrB gene encoding peptide-methionine (R)-S-oxide reductase MsrB, which translates to MSDSTIKTGQLSDAEWKEKLSAEQYAVLRQCGTEAPFTGKYYKHDEDGTYLCAACGASLFGSDTKFESGSGWPSYYKPVDEANIAMSEDGSLGTSRTEVKCATCGGHLGHVFDDGPTPTGLRYCINSAALNFKKKDV; encoded by the coding sequence ATGAGTGATTCCACCATAAAAACAGGACAATTATCGGATGCTGAATGGAAAGAGAAACTTTCTGCCGAGCAGTATGCGGTGTTGCGACAGTGCGGAACAGAAGCGCCGTTTACGGGAAAGTACTATAAGCACGATGAAGATGGTACGTATCTTTGCGCTGCTTGTGGTGCGTCTCTTTTTGGGTCTGATACAAAATTTGAATCGGGTAGCGGCTGGCCGAGTTACTATAAACCGGTTGATGAAGCAAACATTGCCATGAGTGAGGATGGTAGCCTAGGGACATCACGAACAGAAGTAAAATGTGCGACGTGTGGTGGACACTTGGGGCATGTTTTTGATGACGGCCCAACACCAACAGGGCTTCGGTATTGCATTAATTCAGCAGCGCTCAATTTTAAAAAGAAGGATGTCTAA
- a CDS encoding tRNA-dihydrouridine synthase, protein MANVTDAAFRRIIATYGKPDVTYTQFVSADGLCSPGRKVLVRDLDYDERERPIVAQLFSSQPERMRQAASLVRELGFDGVDINMGCPDRNVEKQGAGAALIKTPSLALELIAAAQDGAQGLPVSVKTRIGYKENELDSWLPQLLSTKPAAIIVHARTRKEMSRVPARWDVVADAVRLAAGSGTLLIGNGDVESITQGKERVAQSGCDGVMLGRAIFGNPWLFSGREVTNVDERIRAMVEHATLFEELLGDIKPFHIMKKHFKSYLGTFPGVRDLRAELMRSSNAADVKRIIIAWKEIHTAATYE, encoded by the coding sequence ATGGCGAACGTCACTGATGCGGCGTTTCGACGGATTATTGCAACGTATGGGAAACCAGATGTTACCTACACGCAATTCGTTTCCGCTGATGGACTCTGTTCACCTGGTCGCAAGGTGCTTGTTCGTGATTTGGACTATGACGAGCGTGAGCGGCCAATCGTAGCGCAGCTTTTTAGTTCACAGCCAGAACGTATGCGGCAGGCAGCCAGTCTGGTGCGTGAGCTTGGTTTTGATGGGGTAGATATTAATATGGGTTGCCCAGACAGGAATGTAGAGAAGCAAGGTGCTGGAGCAGCGCTTATTAAAACGCCAAGCTTAGCGCTTGAACTTATTGCTGCTGCCCAGGATGGTGCTCAGGGTCTGCCGGTTTCCGTTAAAACACGCATCGGTTATAAAGAGAACGAGCTCGATTCGTGGTTGCCGCAATTATTATCGACAAAACCTGCCGCAATTATTGTTCATGCTCGCACCAGAAAAGAAATGTCGCGTGTGCCGGCACGCTGGGATGTGGTGGCTGACGCAGTTCGCTTGGCGGCTGGCAGCGGCACGTTATTAATTGGTAATGGGGATGTGGAAAGTATCACTCAAGGAAAAGAACGAGTAGCGCAGAGTGGCTGCGACGGGGTGATGCTCGGGCGAGCAATTTTTGGGAACCCGTGGTTGTTTAGTGGAAGAGAGGTGACAAACGTTGATGAGCGGATAAGAGCGATGGTAGAGCACGCTACATTATTTGAGGAACTGTTGGGGGATATAAAACCTTTTCATATTATGAAGAAACATTTTAAGTCGTATCTTGGAACTTTTCCCGGTGTGCGAGATTTGCGAGCTGAATTAATGAGGAGTTCAAATGCAGCAGACGTGAAGCGCATAATCATTGCATGGAAAGAAATACATACAGCGGCAACCTATGAGTAA
- a CDS encoding alpha/beta hydrolase, giving the protein MSKKRVFIIHGWEGSPDNHWFPWLKRELESRDYVVIASQFPGEQHPVLAMWLTELSRIVGEVDSETYFVGHSLGCITILKYLETVPVGTNVAGAILVAGFISSLGIPEIENFIAVPVDAMRIRAACSKIVAFQSTNDDFVSLAHGEVLRDELGAKLVVVENAGHFCAEDGYESFPSLLEKLLAL; this is encoded by the coding sequence ATGAGTAAAAAAAGAGTTTTTATAATTCATGGCTGGGAGGGGAGTCCAGACAATCATTGGTTTCCATGGTTGAAGCGCGAACTTGAGTCGCGTGACTATGTTGTAATTGCTTCGCAATTTCCAGGCGAGCAACATCCAGTGCTTGCTATGTGGTTAACTGAGTTATCTCGGATTGTGGGTGAGGTTGATAGTGAAACATACTTTGTTGGTCATAGTCTTGGGTGCATTACTATTTTGAAATATTTAGAAACAGTACCCGTTGGAACGAATGTTGCTGGAGCAATTTTAGTAGCAGGTTTTATAAGTTCATTAGGTATTCCTGAAATTGAAAATTTTATTGCAGTGCCAGTTGATGCAATGCGAATTCGGGCAGCCTGTTCAAAAATAGTTGCGTTTCAATCAACGAATGACGATTTCGTATCGCTGGCACACGGCGAGGTTTTGCGGGATGAACTTGGTGCAAAGTTAGTTGTTGTAGAAAACGCCGGGCATTTTTGCGCAGAGGATGGATATGAAAGTTTTCCAAGTTTATTAGAGAAGTTACTCGCGCTGTAA
- a CDS encoding DNA alkylation repair protein has product MKSRNGIVARRQLRAQKSSERATVSARFFKTGVGQYGEGDTFLGLTVPMVRTVVKNFPNLSPQETKTFLTSPWHEERLFALLVLVRQYECGDAHVRQRIAGFYVRNRRYINNWDLVDVSADKILGAHCFENSSVILYKLAKSKNLWDRRIAILATFFFIRKGQYSQTLRIAGMLLKDKQDLIHKAVGWMLREMGKRSLSTEETFLKRYAKVMPRTMLRYAIERFPETKRQQYLDIKH; this is encoded by the coding sequence ATGAAAAGCCGGAACGGTATAGTGGCTCGACGCCAGTTACGAGCTCAAAAGAGTTCGGAGAGGGCAACCGTGTCTGCTCGTTTTTTTAAAACTGGTGTCGGGCAATACGGCGAGGGAGATACATTTTTAGGACTTACCGTGCCGATGGTTCGCACAGTTGTTAAAAATTTTCCCAATCTGTCTCCACAAGAGACAAAAACATTTTTGACATCTCCCTGGCATGAAGAACGATTGTTCGCCCTGTTGGTACTAGTTCGGCAGTATGAGTGTGGAGATGCGCATGTACGTCAGCGCATTGCTGGTTTTTATGTGCGTAATCGTCGGTACATTAACAACTGGGATTTGGTTGATGTATCGGCAGATAAAATTCTTGGCGCACATTGCTTTGAAAATTCGTCAGTGATTTTGTATAAGCTTGCAAAGTCAAAAAATCTTTGGGACAGGCGAATTGCCATACTTGCGACTTTCTTTTTTATTAGAAAAGGTCAGTACAGTCAGACCCTACGTATTGCAGGTATGTTGCTCAAAGATAAACAGGACCTTATACATAAGGCGGTTGGCTGGATGCTGCGGGAGATGGGTAAGCGTTCACTATCGACAGAAGAAACGTTTTTAAAGCGTTACGCAAAAGTGATGCCGCGGACAATGTTGCGTTACGCCATTGAGCGGTTTCCGGAGACAAAGCGCCAACAGTATTTGGATATAAAGCATTGA
- a CDS encoding site-2 protease family protein: MTGAVAFIFALLLLILVHEFGHFIVARLSGVAVDEFGFGFPPAIRRWQVGKTVLSLNWLPFGGFVRLKGEDGEDQSLDSFGAQPVWKRFSIVAAGVVMNMLLALVLFTAVFTVGAPQDITAGIPNGATVENIRQQVVAVLPESPAAEVLTPGETIVAIDGTAFESVQDLQVYVREHVDQPLSVLVATAQEKTTRIVTITPKELSVAGATTPVVGMGVQLAVIADVQFPIWRAPLIAAETLWSQLSAIGTTLSTALMNLLRGVPSTVDIAGPIGIAAVTGSVVSLGLPTFIQFVALLSLNLAFVNLLPIPALDGGRMAFLIIEAVRRKPVSAIIEARFHRIGFAALLLLLCIVTYADIGHLIRFGNVW, translated from the coding sequence ATGACTGGTGCTGTCGCATTTATCTTTGCGCTCCTTCTCCTCATTCTCGTGCATGAGTTTGGGCATTTTATAGTTGCTCGATTGTCTGGTGTGGCGGTGGATGAATTTGGTTTTGGTTTCCCGCCGGCGATTCGGCGCTGGCAAGTAGGTAAGACGGTACTTTCTTTAAATTGGTTGCCATTTGGTGGCTTCGTTCGTTTGAAAGGTGAAGATGGTGAAGATCAGTCGCTGGATAGTTTTGGCGCCCAACCAGTTTGGAAGCGGTTTAGTATTGTTGCCGCTGGAGTAGTAATGAATATGCTGCTCGCGCTCGTTCTTTTTACGGCTGTGTTTACAGTTGGCGCTCCTCAAGATATTACGGCCGGAATTCCGAATGGTGCAACCGTAGAGAATATTCGGCAGCAAGTTGTTGCGGTACTGCCAGAAAGTCCGGCCGCTGAGGTGCTAACACCAGGGGAAACAATAGTAGCGATTGATGGCACTGCCTTCGAGAGTGTTCAAGACTTGCAAGTTTATGTACGCGAACACGTCGATCAGCCGCTATCAGTACTTGTTGCTACCGCTCAAGAAAAAACCACCCGCATCGTTACCATTACCCCGAAGGAACTTAGTGTGGCCGGGGCGACGACTCCAGTTGTTGGCATGGGTGTGCAACTGGCCGTCATAGCGGACGTACAATTTCCAATTTGGCGAGCGCCATTGATAGCGGCCGAGACCTTATGGTCACAACTTTCGGCTATCGGCACTACCTTGTCGACAGCGCTCATGAATTTGCTCAGAGGCGTACCGAGTACCGTTGATATTGCTGGCCCCATTGGTATTGCGGCGGTGACGGGTTCAGTGGTGTCACTAGGGCTCCCGACATTCATACAATTTGTTGCGCTCCTGTCGCTTAATTTAGCCTTTGTTAATTTACTACCCATTCCGGCATTAGATGGTGGCCGGATGGCGTTCCTAATAATTGAAGCTGTTCGACGTAAACCGGTGTCTGCGATTATTGAAGCTCGCTTCCACCGTATTGGTTTCGCAGCCTTACTCTTGCTCCTCTGTATTGTTACCTATGCCGATATTGGTCACCTCATTCGGTTCGGGAACGTATGGTAA
- a CDS encoding glycosyltransferase family 1 protein: MTIGIDASRANRTQKTGVEWYAHDLIEALKRVIPSTVSVVLYSDTPLAGRLGLLPTHWESRVLAWPPKRLWTILRLSYEMFKRPPDVLFVPSSALPLVTPRRTVTTLHDIGFVQVPEAYRVRSRWYLRFNAWRTVRRCKIVLTISTWMQQQIKDVYGISSDRLVVTPLAARAAASTEDSGAVAIRYGIKGPYFFFSGRYEYKKNLDTIVPAFARFRATDASGHSLVLCGTRGYGAALVDRVLTVVGRERVVELSWIPESDRAALLAGATALVFPTRYEGFGLPILEAFAAGVPVITSSNSATAEVAGEAALLVDPSSVQKITDAMARLAEDSALREQLIAAGKIRVAAFTWERTAQLTWRALMLAAVGKD, from the coding sequence ATGACTATTGGTATTGATGCTTCTCGCGCCAATCGAACTCAGAAAACCGGGGTTGAGTGGTATGCGCATGACCTCATTGAGGCTTTAAAACGAGTTATCCCATCGACCGTGTCGGTTGTTCTTTATAGTGATACGCCGTTAGCGGGTCGATTAGGATTACTCCCAACACATTGGGAGAGTCGGGTGCTGGCTTGGCCACCAAAGCGACTGTGGACGATTTTGCGTTTGTCGTACGAAATGTTTAAGAGACCGCCCGATGTACTCTTTGTGCCATCGAGTGCACTGCCGCTCGTTACCCCGCGCCGCACAGTAACAACGCTACATGACATTGGTTTTGTGCAGGTACCCGAAGCGTACAGAGTACGTTCACGATGGTACCTTCGTTTCAACGCCTGGCGAACTGTTCGTCGTTGCAAGATTGTGTTGACCATTTCCACCTGGATGCAGCAGCAAATTAAAGACGTTTATGGCATTTCTTCCGATAGGCTTGTCGTGACTCCACTGGCAGCACGGGCGGCTGCAAGTACCGAGGATTCCGGCGCAGTTGCCATTCGATATGGCATTAAAGGGCCGTACTTTTTTTTCAGTGGTCGTTATGAGTATAAAAAAAATCTTGATACCATAGTGCCGGCGTTTGCTCGTTTTCGCGCGACCGACGCCAGTGGTCATTCATTAGTGCTGTGCGGTACCCGCGGCTATGGGGCCGCACTCGTGGACCGGGTACTTACTGTTGTTGGCCGTGAACGAGTGGTGGAACTTTCCTGGATTCCTGAAAGCGACCGGGCGGCACTACTCGCCGGCGCAACCGCGCTCGTATTCCCAACCCGTTACGAAGGTTTTGGGTTACCCATTTTAGAAGCCTTTGCTGCTGGCGTGCCAGTCATTACGAGCAGTAACAGCGCCACGGCCGAAGTAGCAGGTGAAGCAGCACTTCTTGTTGACCCATCATCTGTTCAAAAGATTACTGATGCCATGGCGCGTCTGGCTGAGGATTCTGCTTTGCGTGAACAGTTGATTGCAGCCGGCAAAATTAGGGTCGCTGCGTTTACGTGGGAGCGTACCGCACAGTTGACGTGGCGGGCGCTCATGCTTGCTGCAGTCGGTAAGGACTAA